A segment of the Catenuloplanes nepalensis genome:
GCGGCCAGGGTCTCGGGCGAGGCCAGCGCGTCCGGCACCGCGGTTCCGCCGGCCGGTGCCTTCGCGACCGCCTTCTTCGCCACGATCTTCTTCGCGATGGTCTTCTTCACCGGAGACGAGACCGGACTCGGAGCCGGAGTCGACGTCGCCGCGGACGCCGCCACGGCCGCCTCGACCGCGGGCTCGACGGGCAGGTCACCGGGCACGTCCACCGGCGCCGCGAGCCGCTCCTCCAGCTCGGCGACGCGCTGCCGCAGCGCCGCGACCTCATCGGACTTGGCCAGCCCCACCACGGTCAGTGCCCGGTCGACCTCGTTGCGGACCAGGCGCTCGACCACGGCCCGGTTCGCGGTGCCGGCCGCCAGCGCGTCCTCGACCAGCGCCTGCAGCTGGACCGCGGTCGCGCCGCCCTTGCCCACCAGCTTCATCGCGGTCTTGGTGGCCTGCTTGCGTGAACTCTCGGTCAGTCCCAGGGCGAGGTCCAGGTAGGCCCGCCACGCTTCCTTCGGCATCCGGTCGTCCCTTCACTGTTCGCATTCGCACAGGTCCCCGCGCGTGCAACGCTACCGGGCGACGTCGCCGGGCCGGTGCGGTACCGTGCTCGGGATCGGTGACCGGCGTGGAGAGGATCAGGCGTGGCCAGCGTAGACGAGGTTCGGGCGGCATTGAACACCCTCGCGGCGCGGCTCGCCGCGAACGCGGACGCCCAGCAGCGCATCGACCTCAACCGCACGCTCGCCGCGCGCGTCCCGGACCTCGGCACCGCGTTCCACGGCAACCTGGTCGACGGCCGCCTGGTCGATCTCGCGGACGGCGACGACCCGAAGGCCAAGATCTCTCTCACCGCGAACAGCGACGACCTGATCGCGCTGATCGAGGGACGCCTCGACGTGATGAAGGCGGTCAGCGGCGGCCAGGTCAAGATCGGCGCCAACCCCTTCGACCTGCTCAAGCTCCGCAAACTACTCTAAGGATCTTTCGCGGGTACGGCCGTGAGGCGCCGCCGACCGCAGAAGCCGATCGTGGGCTAACGAAGAGCGTGTTCGCCCCCGATCGGCTTCTGCGGTCGGAACCAAGGCGCCGAGCCGGAGGAGCGGAGCGACGACCGGAAACTCAGTAGTCGTCGGCCTTGACGGCGGGGGCGAAGAGGCCGGAGAGGTCGGGCGCGACGAACGTGGCCTTCTGCTCGGCCGGGGCCGCGCGCAGGTCCTCGACCGTGTGCACGCCGGTGAGCACCAGCAGGCCGTCCATGCCCGCGCGGACCGCACCCTCCAGATCGGTGTCCAGCCGGTCGCCCACGACCAGCGCCTTCCGTGCGCCGGCCCGCTCGGCCGCGGTGGTGAACAGCGCGGGCGCGGGCTTGCCCACGATCACGTCGGGGTCCCGGCCGAGCGCGTGCCGCAGCGCCGCGACCAGCGAGCCGTTGCCCGGCAGCGGGCCGCGCGGGCTCGGCAGAGTCCTGTCCGTGTTCGTGGCCAGCCACATCGCGCCGGCCCGGATCGCCACGCTGGCCTCGGCCAGTTCCGCCCAGCCGACCGCGGGACCGTAGCCCTGCGCGACCGCGACCGGCCGGTCCTCCGCCTTGCCCACCACGGTCAGCCCGACGGCCTCGATCTCGGCGCGGAGCGCGTCCGCGCCGACGACCAGCACCGGCGCGCCGGCCGGGAGCCGGTCCGCGAGCACGGCCGCGGACGCGCCGGCCGAGGTCAGCACCTCGTCCGCCGTGGCCGGGATGCCCATGCCGGTCAGCAGCGCGGCCACGTCGGCGGCGCGGCGGGACGCGTTGTTCGTGGCGTACGCGACCGGGATCCCGGCCGCGTGCAGTTCCGCGATGGCCTCGACCGCGCCGGGGATCGGCTGGTCGATCAGGTAGACCACCCCGTCCAGGTCGAAGATCACCAGGTCGTACCCGTCGATCAGACGATCGCTCACGCTGCCTCCTCGGCCGTTACGGTTCCGCCCCCGATCATCCTCACTCCGGCGTCGGGTACGCCCGCGGGGTCTCGGCCAGCATCGCCTTCGCGCCCGCGCCCAGCTCGTCCGGGATGATCTCCGCCTGGCCCTTCTCGAACGCGTCCAGCGTGCGCCGCGCGATCTCCGCCGCGTCGTTCAGCGGCCCGTTCCAGAAGTCCTGATGCCCGGTGTCCGTCATGCCGAAGTACGCGCCCGCCACATGCGTGCCCTGCCCGGCCAGCTCGTGGCGCACCGCGTTGGTCATCGCCCACTGCGCGGCCTTCGCCACGTGGTACGCGTTCGCCCGGTCGCCGGACACCCAGGACATCGCGGAGTTGATGTTGATGATCCCGCCGCCGCCGTTCGCCCGCAGGATCGGCGCGAACGCGCGCACCAGGCGCAGCGGCCCCCAGAAGAACACGTCCAGCTGGCCCCGGATCTCCGCCTCGTCGCCGTCCACCAGGTTCGCGAACGACGAGTTGCCC
Coding sequences within it:
- a CDS encoding SCP2 sterol-binding domain-containing protein → MASVDEVRAALNTLAARLAANADAQQRIDLNRTLAARVPDLGTAFHGNLVDGRLVDLADGDDPKAKISLTANSDDLIALIEGRLDVMKAVSGGQVKIGANPFDLLKLRKLL
- a CDS encoding phasin family protein — protein: MPKEAWRAYLDLALGLTESSRKQATKTAMKLVGKGGATAVQLQALVEDALAAGTANRAVVERLVRNEVDRALTVVGLAKSDEVAALRQRVAELEERLAAPVDVPGDLPVEPAVEAAVAASAATSTPAPSPVSSPVKKTIAKKIVAKKAVAKAPAGGTAVPDALASPETLAAPATPETSSPPATPETAAPLATPAAPAEDEPVEEAVAETPARKITPPRKVAKKVPTIKAAPPAGRKAVPTPADLPPAVKKAPAKRAKKAVPPLFDDGTTR
- a CDS encoding SDR family oxidoreductase yields the protein MNLTNAVALVTGANRGLGRHFAQELLARGAAKVYATARRPEAVELPGVEVIGLDVTDPARVSRAAEIATDVTLLVNNAGNSSFANLVDGDEAEIRGQLDVFFWGPLRLVRAFAPILRANGGGGIININSAMSWVSGDRANAYHVAKAAQWAMTNAVRHELAGQGTHVAGAYFGMTDTGHQDFWNGPLNDAAEIARRTLDAFEKGQAEIIPDELGAGAKAMLAETPRAYPTPE